cctaaaagcttgggtttcgggctagtccagtgggttaatcgggttgctaccgataatattaacatgcgatcaatccaataaataatgatgaaaaatagttatatttataaaatgtaaaatatttaattatgataaatttgagatatatgcttaaacacaatcataaacatgatcaaatactaatatttgagatattttttgaattttttaatgcatgttttagaaatttaaatatttttttagtgaatttgaagtttttaatttatttatcaatttttatattaataaaaattcaatatataatttgtatatttaatataaaatcgaaagttatttttttatatatatatattataaaattaatcaatgtcgaattaggagtaaaaatattgaataataaaaatttttatcgggttttcgggtctggccctaacgggttgtgGGTTAATCGGGTGTGGGCTAATTGAGTTTTAATTTTTCGGGCTAAAAAATTTCGGCCCTAGccctataaatttggcaggCTATTTGGGCCAGCcaacgggttgcgggctacactGACTTCCCGTTGGTATCAGATTTGaccgaaaaatattttatcatatCTTAACTATATCCTTTgacaataaataatataaaagtagatttgagttttgtaataaaaaattaagatatTATGTAACAGAAATATTTAGACAGTAGAAATATCAAATCAACTAGGTAATAACATGACGCGTGATTATGATTTCTTGTGAATATCTCAAAAAATTACACTgtgttgtttttttaatgataatGGAAAATGATAAGTTACACATCTTATATGAGCATCATCCATGAGTATCATACTCGGCTAATGCATGTTTagtattgtttgttttgttttatacataattagtttgattttaatacTATACTTATTAAAAATCATTATtaacattttatattttaaaatctcGTAAAATCAAAGATCAAAGTATGACTGGTTCTTTTactttataattataaataaatgaataaaatcacaaattaaaatttgatatttataaaaatttaaaatttaaaatttaaaatattaataataatttttaatgtattaggaTCAAGAGTcctattattcacaaatccactcttaaagaccgaactagagaccaaattagagctatccattttcttaatcttgtggttatgattaatttacaatgaatttaatattttattcaataaaaacttttttatttttatttttctatttttaaaaaaaaataatattttttattcaataaaaacttgccggattaaataatgaactaaatgaagtatgttatgaagtaattttgacatgttattgaaatacattaatgatacaacaaattttagtgttaaacgttaagcggtagtaatgaactatatccaataaataatgaaccaaatgaatgttagtaatgaagtaaatatgacattttattgaaatacaatGTTAACTGTGTTAAACGTCAAGCCGTAGTAATgaacttattacttcattcagtcatgttattacttcattctattagtttattacttcattccgttagtttattacttcattcagccatgttattactttattccattagtttattacttcataatATGTTATGACATAATTATCTTTCAGTTGAAGTAAATTCGGTATGTAATGAATGCGAAAAATTACTTCATAGCATacgttcatttagttcattatgtAGTGAATATAGTGCATTATTTACTCCaacaagtttttattgaataaaaaaagtttaaaaaatttaaacaaattaaacgttttttaattaaaatttaaaaaaatatttattgaataaaatattaaattaattataaattaatcctaaccacaagattaagaaaaatagaTGGCCCAAATTTGATCTCTAGTTCGATCTTTAAGaagggttcgacattgatcacatgATCAAGCGAGatatataatactataaaataaacaaTGTGCATTAAACGAGTCCcataaatatatactactattactactataaaCGTTTAGATTTATATAATCCGTATATAGGTAAACAAAGGGAGTGTTCGGTTGGCAAAATTAAATCTCattattaaatatgtatcatgtttggttagATTGAActcttcaacttaatcctagatggatagtctcatgataattagtcatagcctcccccctccaactaaaataattctagatggatagtctcatgatattagtcatgccAACCGAACGTCAACTAATAGTATTGATTATCTGGTTCATAATTTCCGCACTCGGTATGATCAACAAATTATAATTACAGCTTATACGTGGGCGTGGCCTAAAAGATAGATATGTATAGATGATATTTTTAAGAATTTAATATCTCCCAATAAATGCAAAgtctaattaatttaatataatcgACCTCCTAAAAACATATACTAATAATTATTTACCaacataaaaaggaaaaaaaaaggatCAGGAAAGAGAAAAGGGTTGGGTTTCATGCATATACTGCCAGCCTTACCCTAACACTAAAAATTGGGgttcctcttcttctctctcttaaaATCAGAAGTTGTAATTATAAATTCGAAatccttctcttctctctctctctcgctctacTCTTATTTGTGAGAATGGCAAAGTCTGAGAATCGAGAAGCTGGCTTCGCCAAGAGGCGCGCGAGTTTGTTCAACAAGGCACACGAACTTGCAGTTCTTTGCGATGCTCAAATCGCCATTATCATTATTTCCTCTCAAGGCAAAGTCCATGATTTTGCTACTTCTAGGTACAATTCCTTTCttcaattaattttgatttcTCGCTTATCAATTCCAATTTTCCCGCGTAATTTTACCCCTTTGTTCTTTCCGTTTTCAAGGGTTTGATCAGCTTCTAATTTATGTAACAATCATTACTTATTTCTGATAATTTTATGCTTATTTAAATTCATCTAATCCACCAGTTAGATTAGTAGTAATTCAAAATATCCCCAATTTTTCATCTAATCCACCAGTTAGATTAGTAGTAATTCAAAATATCCCCAATTTTTCATCTAATCAACCAGTTTGATTGATAGTAGAGGCATCTCTAGTATCAATACGTACAAAATTCAATTTTTGGAAAAATCTCTTTGTTTGCATTCTGAGTAAGGAAAAAATCATAAACGCCAATTTATTAAAACCCACAGGTTTAGAAATTTTACCTGATTATTGAGTATTCTCCCTGCCTGAGTTCAAATCCCACATTCGCCTTTTAACTTtggttttttaaaatatttttataatatatttgtattaaatttattcactaacataaatttaaatcaaaCCTAATTTGTTATTGTAGCAGCACAAATAGTTATATACAACACCAATAGCATTAGAGTTTTTCTCTTTTACATGCCTAAAGTCAATTTTGCTTGCTTATCAATATGGTTAGCTTAAAGTCGGATGCAAGATCACTTAGGCTTAAGTCgaaaatagattattttatgcatcttggtATGGACCTTTAGTTTTTAAATACCTCTCTGGGAAGTTGTATTAACTATATATGTTTAATTGTCGCAGCATGCAGGAAATTCTAACAAGATACAAAACGTGCAATGAGATTAAAAATCGTAATGCGAATCAagaggtatatatatatttggtaGAATCTAACTTCATCATTTGCTTTACTTTGCCATTCCATGTAAGTATGTCTTAGAGGAGTTGAGTTTTCCGATTTACCTCTTTTCTTAAACAACAAACAGAACCCCGAGGAAGAGGTGCCAAAGGAGGCTGGTGTCTCCGGACAGCAGAAGGAAGACGAACTCAAATCAAGGCAGTTATACACTTTACTTTACTTTACTTTACTAATCTCAATATTGGtatgaattttgagagaatgTCCTGTTTATTTTTCGTGTCGGTTGTGATGTCCAGGAAATTGTTTGGTAAAGACTTATCAGGTATGACCTCACAGGAATTAAATGGGCTTGTGGAGAAATTAAAAGAAGGGATGTTGTTCATTAAGGATACAAAGGTATGACATTTATGCTGAtacaattattatattgtgcGTGTGTTGGCCTAGTGGTAGTGTGGTTAATGGCCGATGCCAAGCGGAATCCACGGCCTTTAAATTTAAGTTCATTTATCAATCAATCAAACAAAGAGAATGTTCAATTTTGCAGATGCAACTGTTGAAGCATGAATTAGAAAAATCAAGAAAGCAGGAACAGCAAGTGGTGCAGAAAAACCTGATGCTGCAGAGACAGGCAAATCCATCTCCTACTCTTTGTGATAATACCCAACTGTTGCTCATGAATTATGAGTATCTTTAAACAAACCATTTTTTTTGGGTTTCACTTTGCACAAAATGCAGGTTAACGAGCTTCAAGACTTTTACGCAAGAGTTTATTATCCGTTGCCAATTTCAATTCACTACCCTGCAACGGAGCGCGATAGAGGACTTCTTCCACATGCCAATCTTTCTCTTGCTATCACCAGTAGCTCTGAACCAGAGCAACATGCATCAAATGAACCAGAGAAAAATGCATCAAATGAAATATCTCCCCCATCAACTAGTTCTGCAGAGCCTAAAGTCAGTGATTGCAGATCTCCAACGCAACACAATCCCCAGCAGCCTGCTGATAAAGATAGTTCCAAGAACCATTCTGGGAGCAAGAGAAACACTAGTTAGTGTTACTAACAATGGCATTAAGCTATTAGGCTTTAATAGTGCACACAAGTTTTTGTCTTTTTTTGTGTTTACTAATACAAGTTATATAAGTAATGATCatcaatttttttgaaaaagtaGCTGAAAGATATCCTATATGACATGATCTTTTATGTACCAAAATCTATAAACAATGGGATGTGTAAAATTTTAAAGGATTAGATAGGGTCCTCTATATTAATTGTGTGAATAAGACTAACTATCGAACAACAACAAAATACTGTAAcaactttttaaaataataggaatcccaaaaaagaaaataaaactttCCTCTTATACTAAATCAAACTTAACAATTAAATCCAATGTTATATTATATGTACATCAATATCTAAATCCTAAAAAGCTAACTCTGAAATCTCCTAGGAACTCTTGGCGAGGGGACGAGGACCTCGAGCCGGCCCCGTATGGTCCGGTCGAAGAGCCGGTTCTTTGGATCCTCGGCATAGCAGACGTAGTAACAGCTGACGCAGGCATGTGGCAATGCCATTGCAAAATAAAGCTGAAAGTTGAAACTAAAAGAGAATCTGTAAACTTTATGGAGTATTCAAATGTCATGCCTTTAACTTCTTCTACTATCTACtagaaatatttttaatttgaactGTATGTAATACTCAAATAGTTACAGTGAAAAgaaagaatattttatttgaggGTGTGGTGAATATCTGGTGTTTTTACTATTTATACTCCTTACATTCTTTGTTAACACATGTATTTTTTTCGGTacagagtttaagaatagtgtgttaaatgaatGATGAATCTTTAGAGAGAATAGAGCAAGAGACATGAAGAGAGAATAGAGTAGTAAGAGAGAGTTACTtttgtcaaaaataaaattttctgaaataaaaaaaatgactatatTATCATGGAACGGAGGTATGTAACATTTTGCCATCAGTGAGTACTTGACCACGTTTGATTCATATCATAAAATATACACCCCTTGATCCTAATGTAAGCAAATACATTTATTGGTTGAatatgagatttaagaaaatgagagttaaataaaatagataagtgaagagaataaagtatgaaaatgaataaataagagagaataattgTGTTATATTTTGTCAGAAAATGAAATTGCTCATGAGTGGGGtttcaaaaatgaaatatgaatcaTTTATAGGTCTGTCACCAAAATTACTTTCAtgaaaaatttcattttaggtCTGTCACCAAAATTTATCTCTATTTATTTCTAGTAAATTTCTTTGTGGGTTCTATTTTTTAGGTAGCATACTTCAATAAATTCTCTCAATCTTTCTACTTTGCTAATTTTACGTTAAAATTTGTATTAGCAATCAAAACTAAGTTTGTGTGGAGATAAATTACTCTATCCGTCTTaaattaagttgagtcaaaactttttaacacaaagattaagaaattgtgttgaaaattagaagagatgaataaagtaagaaagataaaaaagaggaagtaggtgatgaaataaaataaaagtgattgaatattttgtttttaagagaaaaagaaagtaaataactaaatttaattggaatatttaaaaatgaatatcACTCAGTTTAGTTGGTACAGAAGGAAGGAGCATTGGTATGAAAAGTTCACGGACAtgtgtttatttataaattGTGACAAATTTGGGATCATTAATTATTGTACTGTTGTACCAGAAAGTAATGGTTGTGCGATGTTAGTTGGATATAGCAATTACTCATGGATCTAATGATTCTAATCTATGCTATTCTTGATTGtgacaattaaattaaattatctaTAAACTATTTCTAATAATATCAAATTAGTATTTAATTTCGATAACATGTAACTATATCAGATTTGAATGTCATGGTCAAGACTCAAGAATACCATTCATATAATTACATGAAGACAAAATATGGCTTAATTTGGATCTTTATACTGTCTCGTGACATTCATATTCATGCTCCTTAGAAAATGAAGAAGGGAAACCGATACGGTGGTTCGTTTAATATGGCCAATATATGTGAATTTACGTTaagaagtagtagtagtagtttggTTGTCATGTTTAATCTCATCTTTGCTTTATTCTTAAAAATGCAAGTTGTGATAATAATATATCTTGACTTgatccacaatattaaaattacataatatctCATGATTAATTACCTCACCTCTGATTTAATCATAAACAAACTTTGTTTTACCTTATCACATTCATATCTCATTATTGCATTATATTATCAACAAAACGAATACCACCAAAATTGTTTTCTTTATCTTATTATCTTGGACTTTATTTTCTTCTACATATGCTAGTCCCGTATGAATGTTTATTGATCCTTTTCATTCATTTTACTATCTCTAGTTTGAGTTACCATTGGAcagaaatattttaataaatgtgcTTTAAGCACTTTTTTTGCCCTATTCCCTTTGACCTTGAAAAGTCTTTTAATTATCTTGTCTCCATACAAGATTCATATGTATTGAAAGGATCTATTCTAGATCTTTCGACGTACCTTTGGCCCTCAAGCTTTGAATTATTTTAGGTTAGCATGTGTCATAAGACGTTTCAATCATCGGATCAGACGGAAACTTCCTCTTACGAGAAGAAGTTGACAACTTATAATAGTACTCATTAATAAATTGAGCATTGTTATTGATAGATAATAGTACTCCAAAAATGGAACTGAATATCTACCGAAAATGATTTTGGAAACAAAATATTTTCCCGCCACTTTTGGCCACCCAATTGTAAACCGTTTTAACGTGGAATGAAAAGATTGAGGATCCGCTTAACCCACCGCCGTAAAGGCACTAAAAAACTATGAAAAAATAGTACTGCAACCGCTGCAATATTTGCATCATTACTCAATCGAATAACTATCTCGCCATCACACAGTTTTCTTCTTTCCCAAAATAATGAGGGATTAAAACAAGCATGATTAACTCCAGTTGTATAGATCACTGGGgaaattgattatttttttctaacaAGAATAAAATACtgaacaaaagaaaagaatggATAATATCTGTATATTCTATTAGCCCCTGTTCGGTTGCCCCTACTAAATCTCAAGATTAGTTTAATCTTACGTTTGGTTGGTCATATTCTATCTTTGAC
This sequence is a window from Salvia splendens isolate huo1 chromosome 5, SspV2, whole genome shotgun sequence. Protein-coding genes within it:
- the LOC121802689 gene encoding MADS-box transcription factor 23-like isoform X1; this encodes MAKSENREAGFAKRRASLFNKAHELAVLCDAQIAIIIISSQGKVHDFATSSMQEILTRYKTCNEIKNRNANQENPEEEVPKEAGVSGQQKEDELKSRQKLFGKDLSGMTSQELNGLVEKLKEGMLFIKDTKMQLLKHELEKSRKQEQQVVQKNLMLQRQVNELQDFYARVYYPLPISIHYPATERDRGLLPHANLSLAITSSSEPEQHASNEPEKNASNEISPPSTSSAEPKVSDCRSPTQHNPQQPADKDSSKNHSGSKRNTS
- the LOC121802689 gene encoding MADS-box transcription factor 23-like isoform X2 — protein: MAKSENREAGFAKRRASLFNKAHELAVLCDAQIAIIIISSQGKVHDFATSSMQEILTRYKTCNEIKNRNANQENPEEEVPKEAGVSGQQKEDELKSRKLFGKDLSGMTSQELNGLVEKLKEGMLFIKDTKMQLLKHELEKSRKQEQQVVQKNLMLQRQVNELQDFYARVYYPLPISIHYPATERDRGLLPHANLSLAITSSSEPEQHASNEPEKNASNEISPPSTSSAEPKVSDCRSPTQHNPQQPADKDSSKNHSGSKRNTS